From Rhodopseudomonas palustris:
CGACCAGACCATCTACGCCCTCGCGTCCGGCCCGTTGCCGTCGGCGCTGGCGATAGTGCGGGTGTCGGGTGCGCGAGCGGGCGATGTGGTGTCCGCGCTGGTGGGCTCGCTGCCGCCGCCGCGGAGCGCCCGGCTGGTTCGGATTCGCGATCAGAATCAGGATGTTATCGACGAGTGCGTGGTGCTGTGGTTCGCCGCGCCGGCGAGTGCGACCGGCGAGGACGTCGCCGAATTTCACATCCATGGCGGCCGCGCTGTGCTGGCCGCGCTGGTCAAGGCATTGGCCGCGTTCGACGACGTGCGGCCGGCGGAGCCGGGCGAGTTCACAAGGCGCGCGTTCGAGAACGGCAAGCTCGATCTCACCGAAGCCGAAGGGCTCGATGATCTGATTCACGCCGACACCGAGGCACAACGTCGGCTCGCGGTGCGGCAGCTCGGCGGTTTGCTCGGCGACAGGGCGCGGCGCTGGCGGGCGCAGATCATCGAGGCGCTGGCACTGATCGAGGCCGGGATCGATTTTGCCGACGAAGGCGACGTGCAGGGCGAACTGATGCCGCCGGCGCTGCGGACGATCGCGGCGCTGCACGATGAAATTTCAGAAGTGCTTGCGGCACAGGGCAAAAGCGAACGGCTGCGCGATGGCCTGGTGGTGGCGATCGCGGGGCCGCCGAATGTCGGCAAGTCGACCCTGATCAACCGGCTGGCGCGCCGCGAGGTCGCGATCGTGTCGCCGCATGCCGGCACGACGCGGGACGTGATCGAAGTGCAGCTCGATCTCGGCGGCTATCCGGTGACGGTGATCGACACTGCGGGGATTCGCGAGAGTGACGATCCCGTCGAGCAGGAGGGCGTGCGCCGGGCGAAGGCGCGAGCCGCGGAGGCGGATCTGGTGTTGTGGCTCAGCGCGGATGAGGCGATCGGCGCAGCGGTCGAGGGCTCGGCGCCGGTCTGGCGGGTGCGCAACAAGGTCGATCTGGGGCCGCAGGTGGATACCGTTTTGGCCGATTCTGGCGTCGCTGCGCTTGCGGCAAACCTGTGGCAAACCGAAGGC
This genomic window contains:
- the mnmE gene encoding tRNA uridine-5-carboxymethylaminomethyl(34) synthesis GTPase MnmE, coding for MHPNDQTIYALASGPLPSALAIVRVSGARAGDVVSALVGSLPPPRSARLVRIRDQNQDVIDECVVLWFAAPASATGEDVAEFHIHGGRAVLAALVKALAAFDDVRPAEPGEFTRRAFENGKLDLTEAEGLDDLIHADTEAQRRLAVRQLGGLLGDRARRWRAQIIEALALIEAGIDFADEGDVQGELMPPALRTIAALHDEISEVLAAQGKSERLRDGLVVAIAGPPNVGKSTLINRLARREVAIVSPHAGTTRDVIEVQLDLGGYPVTVIDTAGIRESDDPVEQEGVRRAKARAAEADLVLWLSADEAIGAAVEGSAPVWRVRNKVDLGPQVDTVLADSGVAALAANLWQTEGAAAARPAFAISAKRGDGVGDLIEALAEFAAQYFARGEAAVISRHRHRVLLQDAAVMLQCSMEDGLASELVAEELRLAAVALGRLLGRVDVEDVLGEIFGRFCIGK